A single Denticeps clupeoides chromosome 7, fDenClu1.1, whole genome shotgun sequence DNA region contains:
- the LOC114793985 gene encoding peptidyl-prolyl cis-trans isomerase FKBP10-like encodes MSRKWFCALACISAVCTACSSSPLEDLLIDRYLVPSLCPREVQIGDYVRYHYNGTFTDGNRFDSSHDKGKPFTGQIGLGSPLIPGLDRGIQGMCVNERRKLTIPPHLAYGVLGAGSVIPPDTTLVFDILLLDIWNMEDKVQTRTLSKPKNCKRSVASTDFIRYHYNGTLLNGTLFDSSHFRNQTYDTYVGYGYLIKGMDQGLLGMCVGERRSIIIPPFLAYEDKGYGTQVPPYASLMFDVLLVDLFNAKDDVTVEIQTLPEPCTRKAVVGDYIRYHYNGSFQDGTIFDTSYQRNSTYNTYIGMGYVIAGIDKALQGVCIGEKRRVTLPPHLAYGESGIEGLIPGSAVLIFDIHVIDFHNPNDTVQIKTTHKPADCNITSSSYDLILYRYNCSLLDGTLLYSSDHYSTSSRVTLGVGKIVLGVDEGLQGMCVGERREVIIPPHFAHGEYGADGVPGSAVLMFELELLELQRGVPEGYLFVWLEDSPNPLFPALDLNQDKEVPLEEFSTFIKTQVIEGRGRMRPGMDPEIIIKDMFTLQDRNNDGKITADELKLKTEEQESSKHDEL; translated from the exons ATGTCTCGGAAGTGGTTCTGCGCGTTGGCCTGCATTTCGGCCGTATGCACGGCGTGCAGCTCCAGTCCACTGGAGGACTTGCTTATCGATCGCTACTTGGTCCCCAGCCTGTGTCCGAGAGAGGTGCAAATAGGAGACTACGTCAGATATCACTACAACGGGACGTTCACTGACGGGAACAGATTTGACTCCAG CCATGACAAAGGCAAGCCCTTCACTGGCCAGATTGGTTTGGGGAGTCCGTTGATTCCCGGGCTGGACCGTGGAATACAGGGCATGTGCGTGAATGAACGCAGGAAGCTCACTATCCCTCCTCACCTGGCCTATGGTGTCCTCGGCGCAG GTTCTGTGATTCCTCCAGATACCACGCTGGTGTTTGACATTCTCCTGCTAGACATTTGGAACATGGAGGACAAGGTCCAGACACGCACACTCAGTAAGCCCAAGAACTGTAAGCGTTCCGTGGCTTCTACGGACTTCATCAGGTACCACTACAACGGAACCCTGCTCAACGGAACCCTGTTCGATTCCAG ccatttcAGGAATCAAACATATGACACTTATGTTGGCTATGGCTACCTCATCAAAGGCATGGATCAGGGCCTACTGGGTATGTGCGTGGGGGAGAGGCGTTCAATCATCATCCCGCCATTCCTGGCCTATGAAGACAAAGGATATG GAACACAGGTTCCACCCTACGCCAGTCTCATGTTTGATGTCTTGCTGGTCGACCTGTTCAATGCCAAAGATGACGTCACTGTGGAAATCCAGACACTTCCAGAGCCGTGCACCCGGAAAGCAGTGGTGGGCGATTATATCCGCTACCACTATAATGGAAGTTTTCAGGATGGAACCATTTTTGACACCAG TTACCAGCGGAACAGTACCTACAACACCTACATTGGGATGGGTTATGTTATTGCGGGAATAGATAAAGCTCTGCAGGGCGTCTGTATTGGGGAGAAGAGGCGCGTCACCCTCCCCCCTCACTTAGCCTACGGAGAGAGCGGAATTG agGGTTTAATCCCCGGTTCTGCAGTGCTCATTTTTGACATCCATGTGATTGACTTCCACAACCCCAATGACACAGTGCAGATAAAAACTACCCACAAGCCTGCTGACTGTAACATCACAAGCAGTTCTTATGACCTCATCCTGTATCGTTACAACTGCTCTCTGCTTGATGGGACATTACTCTACTCCTC GGATCATTACAGCACGTCCTCCCGTGTAACACTGGGTGTAGGGAAGATTGTTTTGGGTGTGGATGAAGGGCTGCAGggcatgtgtgtgggtgaacGGAGAGAAGTCATCATACCCCCCCACTTTGCTCATGGGGAGTATGGAG CGGATGGCGTACCCGGCAGCGCCGTTCTGATGTTTGAGCTGGAGTTGCTGGAGCTGCAGAGAGGTGTTCCTGAGGGATACCTGTTTGTGTGGCTGGAGGACAGTCCAAATCCCTTGTTCCCTGCTCTGGATCTTAACCAGGACAAGGAGGTTCCTCTAGAGGAG TTTTCCACCTTTATCAAGACCCAGGTGATAGAGGGGAGAGGTCGAATGAGGCCAGGAATGGACCCTGAGATCATTATTAAGGATATGTTCACCCTTCAGGACCGCAATAATGATGGCAAGATCACTGCTGATGAGCTAAAACTGAAGACAGAAGAACAGGAGAGTTCCAAACACGATGAACTATGA
- the LOC114794085 gene encoding cytosolic 5'-nucleotidase 3-like, giving the protein MYHYYSYFRYIHYRLALPGSSFINRICPDWKMIPELSKPSVYIKDRQKVEKILTAMRQTGPSAVQVISDFDMTLTRFAYNGKRCPTCHNILDNSKLISEDCKAELADLLKTYYPIEIDSTRPVEEKLPLMVEWWTKAHHILVQQRIRKDLLAVVVQESDAMLRDGYQLFFNHLQEHDVPLLIFSAGIGDILEEVIRQAGVFHPNVKVFSNYMEFNDTGVLQGFKGELIHVYNKHEGALLNSSHFQELKQRHNVLLLGDSLGDLSMADGVPDLENILKIGYLNDKVEERRESYLSSYDIVLEKDETMDVPNAILLHITGSK; this is encoded by the exons ATGTACCACTATTATAGCTATTTTCGATACATTCACTACAGGCTTGCTCTGCCGGGGTCGTCATTTATAAACCGTATCTGTCCTGACTGGAAAATG ATTCCCGAACTGTCGAAGCCTTCCGTGTATATTAAGGATCGTCAGAAAGTTGAGAAGATCCTCACGGCTATGAGGCAGACGGGTCCCAGCGCTGTCCAG GTCATCTCAGACTTTGACATGACGCTCACTCGATTTGCTTACAATGGGAAACGGTGTCCGACGTGCCACA ATATCCTTGACAACAGCAAACTGATTAGTGAAGATTGCAAAGCTGAG CTAGCGGACCTGCTGAAGACATACTACCCTATAGAGATCGATTCAACAAGGCCTGTGGAGGAGAAACTTCCACTTATGGTTGAATG GTGGACTAAAGCCCATCACATTCTGGTACAGCAGCGGATCAGGAAGGACCTGCTGGCTGTAGTAGTTCAGGAGTCTGATGCTATGCTCAG GGATGGGTACCAGCTGTTCTTCAACCACTTGCAGGAGCATGATGTCCCCTTGCTCATATTTTCAGCTGGGATTGGGGACATCCTTGAAGAGGTCATCAGACAGGCCGGGGTGTTCCACCCAAATGTCAAAGTCTTCTCAAACTACATGGAATTCAATGACACT GGTGTGCTTCAGGGCTTCAAAGGTGAGCTCATCCACGTCTATAACAAGCATGAAGGGGCACTGCTGAACTCCAGCCATTTCCAGGAACTCAAGCAACGTCATAATGTCCTTCTGCTGGGGGATTCTCTGGGAGACCTGAGCATGGCTGACGGAGTACCGGACCTGGAGAATATACTGAAAATAGGATATCTGAATGATAAG gtggaggagaggagggagtCATATTTAAGCTCTTATGACATTGTCCTGGAGAAAGATGAGACCATGGATGTACCAAACGCCATCTTGTTGCACATCACTGGAAGCAAATGA